The DNA region AACTTCATTTGCAAAGTGTTCATTAACTgtttcagacttcattattcgtgcatttccataccaattactttctgttcccATTTTTTCTTCTTTGATCTGCTCAactttctgctgccaggcaCTCTATTCCTGATtgttgttacatactacttatatcgacataagtaccACACACCATACATCTGGTCGATAAGTCCCCAATATGAATGCTAGGTAATATGAGGCATCTACAAAACTTGTAAATACAAGAAATTCTATATCATTCGTTTAAGGAATCTGTGTGCCAAAAGAGACTTAATAAATTCAATACCGAATATCATCAATGGAGAAAAACAAACCCTCATAAGAATGATAGGCTTGAACTTTCATGGCTGCTACGCAACGCAGTTAAATTATAGTGTGGTGTGTggtacttatgtcgatataagtagtatgtaacaacaATCAGGAATAGAGtgcctggcagcagaaagtTGAGCAGATCAAAGAAGAAAAAATgggaacagaaagtaattggtatggaaatgcacgaataatgaagtctgaaacAGTTAATGAACACTTTGCAAATGAAGTTTCGGATtatgttttttctattttaccaagtaactctgtaattttgtgcctAATATAAtcggttgtcctcacttgtgttctcgttcactacagatGCACTTCTATTCATGCTTTGACGCATGAAATGAAATATGGTAGTGGCTGTCGTGACCAAGTAATCTACAAGAATAACACTCCATCTTATGAAGTAGTAAGTACTCATTTAAGTCTCACAATGGAAATCAACAACGAGACACAGTTACACAGTTGGTAAATCGCAGGGATGGAACACACCGTCGAAGGGTAAACTGCCCATGTTTTTGTATTTCATCACATGAACTTCAACACCATTAAAGATGCTACAATGTAAAGAACCATTTAGACGTTTAAGTATAGAGTAAGCAAGTAACTGAAACACatataatattttcattgtatatCAAAACTAATTAAATGACAGGTTCTAGTTAAGAATTTTGTAAATGGAcaagtaaataaacaatacagtTCATGAATTGTGTGTGCATCAGTAATTGATAAATAGGAATAGTACATTTTTGAAATTGCTTACTTTCATTATTCGGTGACAATGTCTTAATGAAAGCCAAGATTCAACTTCCAATGCTTCGAAGTGATCAGAAAAATATCCAGTTTCTGATGGTATTACTTCCAACTCAGGAATTAAACCAATTTGACCAGAATAGAATGTAAAATAATCTGTAACACAAGTAGAGAAATCATCCAGCTGAATATTTGAGATAGGAACAGCTATTGCTTGACTATAAGGACCAATATTAGCTGGAGCCCAATGTGAAATAGACTGAACATATAGACCACGCAGAGAATTAATCCATTCAAACACATTTATATCACCATAATATACGATGGCAGATAGACTAATTGTTAAGACTTCGTCAGAACAATAAACGGTCTCCTTTGAAAGCTGGGGAAGTTAAAAAGGTATACTATTAAGTTAAGTTTATTCAAAGTCCAGACAATAATATAAGGTTTTTGATACCGTTTAAAGATctccatcatattaaaagattaatatttgaacgaagaatattatTTACGATAAATTATTTTCAGGTTCTAcatttatatatccaaattaataatccaaaaaatgcatcgtttaaagcatgtaaatttaggattgtcaaacaaaatagaataaagcTGTcaatgttgatatgactcatatagaatgttaacttgaattagCTTATATGTCAAGTGGAAATTtcagatccatgatcagaatgaATATGTTCAGAAAAAAACAGTGATAGTTCACTTTGTATTTTATtcgttattttaaaatttattagttTAATTGTTTAAACTTTGCCAGGAAGTTCGCTACATAATACCCTATAGATGATATTCTAAAAGTTTTGTAATGAGTGAAAAGAAAAAACATAATTACAAACGATAATTATCTCACAAGGAAACATTCTTTATAAAGCACTTGGACATCAAAGGGAAAACTGCTGAACCATAAATATACCTTATTAAACTAATTGATTCAGTCAATCATAAACAACAGATGATTTGGGCAAAAATCTTCATAGGTTTAAATTACTACAGCTCACATCGAAATAACAGGAGAGAGAGAGGAAATCAACAGACAGAAAGCGAATGGGTCGAAACGATGTTAAACGTTGTGGAAAATTTAAGACTTAGAACATAAGAAATGAATACACTAATTCGTTGCAAATTCGAAACCCGCGTCCCACCAACTTTAATTTAGGCAGTCAAGTATTTTCACCCACTATCACAACTGCAAATAAGATCGCTGAAGAGCGGTAAAATAAATCCGTAGTTAGGAAGTCAGTTACAACCAAGTACGGAATGCCTTACCTGAATAACTTACTGTCCAAGTGTGGATATATGGTAATACATAGTTTGAACCAAATACTTATTCATCtgattctgcaaccattttggtatatgttcacccacccttaattgcaaatgacgattgctcctccctatgtacgtgtttccacacatacatgtaaaagacaaggtctatgtttcaccaaaagcaCAAACAGCACGAAAGCGATTGTGTCATATCCCATTGTgagatggagaagatttgtggctcaggtggatgattttggtggagttttgttctccagctcagagaacaaaactccaccaaaatcatccacctgagccacaaatcttctccatctcACAATGGGATATGACACAATCGCTTTCGTGCTGTTTGtgcttttggtgaaacatagaccttgtcttttacatgtatgtgtggaaacacgtacatagggaggagcaatcgtcatttgcaattaagggtgggtgaacatataccaaaatggttgcagaatcagatgaattccaatggtcaaataagatcacaggatagacagacatcatcatccattgcgaaacatttgattgagacgagtcataaggttgatatcaaatcagcatttgttgtgttgtacaaaagccttcaaggacgtatactaaggtttattgaagccttggctatacggaaattgaaaccccctttatgtgtacaaaaacaatttgttcaaATACTTATTGTTCAGAAATCAATTGTTTATACAATCATTTACTGGGTCACATATAAATCCGAATATAACTGGTAAGATGAATTTAGCTGCTTGAAAATTTGCCTAGCCATCATTTGtatgaataatatcagaaaaaatcaattgtaaataatttcTTTTAGTTAGTACAAAATTTACCTAACGATATCATCAAAATGAATTTGATCACTGATTGGTTTGGCATCAGAGGTTTAATCTAATGATACAATTACTATACTTATTATGTTCTCAGCTAAAAAATGCACATGAGAAAACTTTTTAATTCACTAATTTATCCTATTAAATAATTGCGTCCTACTTAAATGAACCTTTACTCAGGATTGATTAGTTACACAAAATAGATGAAGAGAATTTCGAGAACTATGATCTGATAATTAAAAGTCAAATAATACTTTAACCATTAAAAAATAGTTCTACAACAAAAATGTAGCATATAAACTATAATAACTTCCGAAAACTACTCTGGATAGTAACACATATATTGGATAACCGTGaattgatttattgaaaatatgtaTGTTTGATGTCAAACAAGCGAAATATTAATTGATCATCAGAAAATGAGTTAAAACACGTAAGGACCTAGTggctgaaaagaaaaaaaaacacagaacAGAGCATAACACATAGTTTTACACTTGAAAATTAAGAAACTTACAGAATTCACACAAATACACACACGTGTTGGCatgtatgaatcaatatattCAGTTTTTAAATTGTTACTGTCAATCTCCATTTCTTCTAACCATCTGTTTAGCTGTCCAGTATAGGcttcattgaaattactgaatACATCTGGAGACAAATGTTGACTTAAAACGACAATGAATTGCACAATTTGCTGCggtttaattttgtttaaagcTATGGAACAATTAATAGGAGGGAACTGTGCTTAACACGAATATTCTGGCTAATCGAAAATAACTTGAGCATGAACAGTGAAAAAACAATACACAACATCTAAGTCGAACGACAGATAGTGGTAAGAACGCTAATGTGAAAATACATATTGATCTAGTCCAAACCTCGTAAATAATTGTCCAAAGTACTCAGAAAACTAATCTTCGGTTTTTGTATCCAAAGATCTATCCAATAAAAGCTATTGTCTCTAAACGTAATCACAAAAGAACGTTTGCCATTGTTGTGCGTTAGAATGGTCAATAACAAAGATGAATGCTGGTTTTTCGAGCTATTTTTAAATCTATTAGCAAGATCTGAGGTCTGTAGACTTAAAAACATCATGCTTCTCATTAAGCTTGAAAACATATCTTTTAATGACTTGACCAAAGTTACTATTAATACTCTAATTGGTCAGCAAGAATCAAAGTGAAACCTAGCACAA from Schistosoma haematobium chromosome ZW, whole genome shotgun sequence includes:
- the PDE9A_2 gene encoding High affinity cAMP-specific and IBMX-insensitive 3',5'-cyclic phosphodiesterase 9A, variant 3 (EggNog:ENOG410V4TC~COG:T), encoding MYITSNYYGTGEKVDEIYKATEDAFSQMKNVFTLNKIKPQQIVQFIVVLSQHLSPDVFSNFNEAYTGQLNRWLEEMEIDSNNLKTEYIDSYMPTRVCICVNSLSKETVYCSDEVLTISLSAIVYYGDINVFEWINSLRGLYVQSISHWAPANIGPYSQAIAVPISNIQLDDFSTCVTDYFTFYSGQIGLIPELEVIPSETGYFSDHFEALEVESWLSLRHCHRIMKYMAPSNIWMDLFLGICYAIDEVSLNQARNCFHQAVCSQTLDTTDKCHCNQCIVWLVVSSLPKNATVEWQWITGPSSLSLVITSLNKVLNRESVIPSNTFMLFYRYDVNGLNVQELSILLSDNYTGFMLPVVKFTDPSVTAVFVSVQSK
- the PDE9A_2 gene encoding High affinity cAMP-specific and IBMX-insensitive 3',5'-cyclic phosphodiesterase 9A, variant 2 (EggNog:ENOG410V4TC~COG:T); this translates as MYITSNYYGTGEKVDEIYKATEDAFSQMKNVFTLNKIKPQQIVQFIVVLSQHLSPDVFSNFNEAYTGQLNRWLEEMEIDSNNLKTEYIDSYMPTRVCICVNSLSKETVYCSDEVLTISLSAIVYYGDINVFEWINSLRGLYVQSISHWAPANIGPYSQAIAVPISNIQLDDFSTCVTDYFTFYSGQIGLIPELEVIPSETGYFSDHFEALEVESWLSLRHCHRIMKANIL